From the genome of Petrotoga sibirica DSM 13575:
TATTGGAGAGACGTTGGAACTATAGAATCTTATATGGACTGTAATTTGGAGATAATTTCATCCCTGCCACCTTTAGATCTTCACGATGAAAGTTGGAAGATATACACTCAATCTGAAGAGTTACCACCGGCTTTCATTGCAAAAGGAGCCAGTGTTGTAAAAAGCTTTGTTAGTGAAGGCTCAGAAATATACGGAACGGTTGAAAATTCTGTGATCTTTCAAGGTGTAACCATTTCAAAGGGAACTTATGTAAAAGATTCCATAATAATGAATAATGTATTTATCGGTAAAAATTCCTATATAGAAAAAACGGTTATTGCTGAAAATACTGTTATAGGTGATTCGGTTGAGATAGGAAAAGGCAAATTCGCGGAATCAAAAATCGATAAAAAGATCTATAATTCAGATATAACTGTAATAGGTTTCAATTCAAAGATAAAAGACCAAATGATAATAGGAAAAAATTGCGTCATAGACAACGAGGTAGACTTAAAAGATTACGATGTGGAAGAAATAAAAAGTGGGGAAGGAATATTGAAGTGAACAAAAGACTTTTTAGAAAAAAATACATTAAAAAGGGGATAAAATATGGACTTTTATGCATTAAAATTTTTAGCAACTTCAAATTTAACCGGTGAAACATATGTGGGATATATGTTTGGGAAAAAGGCTCAAACCCCTTATTTTAATGTACTTTTGTTGACTAGGGCTCAACTTAGAGAAGTCGACCTTCCGGATATTACAAAAGATTATCTTGATTTCAAATCAGACATCGATATGTTGTATTATCAATTGTCTAAGGAAAAAAATAATAATCTTCTAACTCAGTTCAAAGCTTACTTCTACAGCAAGCTTAAAAAAATGAGATTTGAGATCACAGGAACAAAAATCTTCATGGCTATAGAAGATGAAGACGTCTATGTATTAAAATCAATTTTGAGCGATATTTTAAGTGAATGGTCCGGAGATACAAAGATCAAATTGGTTGCACAGAAATTTGATTATAAAGATCTAACCTGGATATCAGCCGTAAAAGAAAAAGGAGAAGAAGGTTTAAAAGAATACTTAAACAGAGAGGACGTTAAAGATGCAACGGAAATCTATCCAATAATAGACCCCATAGAAGGTTATTCCGTTTCTAAATTGGATATAGGTGAACCTATAATTGTTTTACCAATAGAAAATAAGGACGAAAGCGAAAAAAAAATTGGACAAGTAGTCGAGGGAAAAATCATATCTAAAGAGTTGATCCCTTCAAGCAACTATATATTTTTAAAAGTAGATTTAGGTAATGGGGCTTTGGGTAAATCGGTAGTTCACAGAGAGTTAAAGGTTTCAGTAGACCAAAATCGGCTTCAAATTTTAAGAAAATCTCAAGAAAAAAAAGAGAATGAAACTGAAACAAAAATTATCGGAGATCTTTATAACCAAATGAAAAATGATAAAAGTGTGCCTCCTGATAAAAAAATAGGTTCATTAGATATACTAATAATAAGTGGTTTCTCAATAATAGGGATACTTTTGATAATCTTAATTGTTATACTACTGGGACGGTTCTAATTTGAAAGTTGTGTTGACTTTTGTCATTATGATTCCAACGTTGATCTTTTCTGTACTTTCATATCAATATACCTATCAGATTCTTGAATACAGAAATTTGAAGGAAAAAGAAATCACAGAAGCTTTTGAATTAATGAACAAAGTGGAAGAAATCTTTGCGTTAACGCCTCAAGAGTTTTTTAATGGTT
Proteins encoded in this window:
- a CDS encoding DUF4899 domain-containing protein, with the protein product MDFYALKFLATSNLTGETYVGYMFGKKAQTPYFNVLLLTRAQLREVDLPDITKDYLDFKSDIDMLYYQLSKEKNNNLLTQFKAYFYSKLKKMRFEITGTKIFMAIEDEDVYVLKSILSDILSEWSGDTKIKLVAQKFDYKDLTWISAVKEKGEEGLKEYLNREDVKDATEIYPIIDPIEGYSVSKLDIGEPIIVLPIENKDESEKKIGQVVEGKIISKELIPSSNYIFLKVDLGNGALGKSVVHRELKVSVDQNRLQILRKSQEKKENETETKIIGDLYNQMKNDKSVPPDKKIGSLDILIISGFSIIGILLIILIVILLGRF